The Chryseobacterium sp. G0186 genome includes the window TGAAAAAGATCTTTCCGGATATAGTGAGAGAACAACTGTTGGTGCTAACAATTATACTTTGGATCCTGTTATTTTCCCTAATGCCAATATCTTAAAGGCTTCTCATAATCTGGGAAGATTCAGGGTGTCTTCAGCTACCGGAAATACGGATGGTGATTCAGATTTTGAGGAAATTGCCGCCTTAGGAGCACGCTCGTTCTCAATTTTTAATGCAGATACGAGACAGCAGGTTTATGACAGTGGAGATCAGTTTGAAAGATATATTACAGCCAATCATCCTCTCCTATTCAATGTAGACAATGAATCCAATACCCTTAAAAGCCGAAGCCGAGCCAAAGGACCTGAACCGGAAGGTGTTGCTCTTGGAAACATCAATGGGCAGACTTATGCATTCATCACACTGGAAAGAACTGGTGGGGTAATGGCTTACAATATTACTGACCCAACCCATCCTACATTCACAGACTATAAACATTCCCGCTCCACTTCTGCTTATGGTGGCGACAATGGTCCTGAAGGGATTATCTATATCGCTCCTGAAAATACCACAACCAATAAGGGCTATGTGATTATTGCCAATGAAATCAGCGGTACTTTATCCATGTACGAGGTGGCTGCAGCGCCAACTTTGGGAATCGGAGAGATACCATCTGAAAAGACCACATTTAATGTATTTCCAAATCCTGTAAACAAAGGAAATACTTTATACTTCAACAGAAAACAGGACTATGAATTGTATGATCTGTCAGGAAAACTGATTGGAAAAGAGAAAAATGCTTTCACAATAAATACCTCAGCTCTTTCTACAGGGGTTTACCTTATCAAAACCTCGGAAGGTCATCTGAAGAGACTTATTGTAAAGTAGATTATATTTTACGATTTGATGTAAGCTCCTTAATGGGAGCTTTTTTATTAAGCCTCTATTCTTGCTAAGAATTGATTTTTTCTAAAAATATTTAACTTTTGATTAACAAGGGAAAAATTATTTTATATCTATATTTATCACCAACAAAAACCAAATTCAAAATGAAAAGTATTACAGCAACAGCTATTTTGGCCATTTTATTCCTGGGAACAGGTAAGGCTTTTTCTCAATCCAGAAAATCAGAAACGACAAAAGGGACAGAACAATCCAGTGATAAAAAAATAGAGGTAGAAGGCGTTGGCCATAAGCTCAATTATACCCTTAATGGTGGAACAGTTGAGGTTTCAGGAGGAGATAATACCGTAACGATTAAGGGAAATGCAAAAAAGATCTCCGTTTCGGGCACCGGAAATAAAGTATATATTGATAGAGTAGACAAAGTAGCGATAGAAGGGGGTAATAATACCGTATACTACAAAACAGCCGGAACAAAATCAGGAAAACCGGATGCTTCACTTACAGGAGTAGGAAATAAGGTAGTGAAGCAATAATTTTTTTCCTTAGAAATTATCAATTGTATGTTTGGATTTGCATTAGATACAGGTAAAGATCCTGAAATTATAAGTTTTATCGAAAATGTAAAAAATATTGAAGGATCTTCTTTTATTGTTTATAAAAAAATTAGGCTTATTAATGTTCATAATGTCTCGAGCATTAAATATGCTATCGAAAAATCA containing:
- a CDS encoding DUF3060 domain-containing protein, translated to MKSITATAILAILFLGTGKAFSQSRKSETTKGTEQSSDKKIEVEGVGHKLNYTLNGGTVEVSGGDNTVTIKGNAKKISVSGTGNKVYIDRVDKVAIEGGNNTVYYKTAGTKSGKPDASLTGVGNKVVKQ